The Chiroxiphia lanceolata isolate bChiLan1 chromosome 3, bChiLan1.pri, whole genome shotgun sequence DNA segment CTACCAGCAttaacaaactaaaaataactaTGGCAGGCATTTTCTAAGTAGTAataagagacagaaaacaaatataaacgttcctttaaataaatgaaatactgGTTCCAAGAGTCTAGAATATGTTGctaatttgctttaaatacaaaaagcagCTTCCCTGTATTTATGGTTTTATCTGTGGATATACAATATTATGCTCTAGAAAATTCTTAGTTATAGTCATACTTATAAGGTTTTAAAAGACGCACGTTTAAGATGTCATTAAAAGTAAGAAATCAGGAACTTACCCATTGAATTTCTATGTCTTTTGATAGCTTATCAAGTCTTTCAAAATCTTCTTTATTTATTACACTTCCTCCTGAACTTGTTCTCCAGCCATTTGTCTTCCAGTTGTCAACCCAACTTGTAATACCTATGGAAAGGGAGCATCACCATAAAAATGCTATTAAGGAAGCCAGCAAGGATCAAGATGGAGCCAATAGCCTTTTAATAAGACAATAACTCTGTAAAAGTCTCAGGCAAAGACAGTGAAGATAGAAGATATTCTTGTTTGGTTCTCTATTGCTGTCTTTCAGGACTGTACTTTTCCATTATTAATTGAATTACCGAAACATGTTTTCCCAAATaggtatttaatttaaaaactataaTCTTATACATGCACTACACCAAAATTATCTCATGAACTTCAGTCAACTGAAGCTAAAGATATGCTTAATGGTACAGTAAGCTAGAACAGAtctgctgctttgtttgtttAGAGAAATTGAGGAGACACATGCACAGGGGAAAAACAGATGGCCAGCTGTTTTACAGCTTGTGTACACTAAAAAGAATCCTTCAGAGAAGGACCAGGTAAGCAGAGTTCTACAGAACTTAACATTCTGTCCATCCCTTTCTGGCCAGAAAATTTACTATATTACTACTTAAATAAggatctttttttatttttctttaagatctTTGCTGGTGTGGACAATGTAAGACATCCTTACTGTTTTTATGACAAGCTGACCTGAACCAAATAGGAAGTCACCAATCTTGCAAACAAAACCTcctaaaaaccaaaccacatcCATTTGTATTTAACCACAAGCCTCCTTctccagcattttaaaaaataactcttAGACACATTTGCAGAATAACTTCAGTTAAACAAGAATGGAACCTGCACCTCAGTGACCCAGAATGCAAGAGCAAAAACAAAGAGTAAAAGcacaacatttaatttttaatcaaaagtttttgtttaatgttatttcaaaaaaaccccacaaaataaaacctccaAAGtgatctgaaaacagaaaaacacatgtACTCCCTTTGTAAAATTGTgacatacaaagaaaaaatacatatgcaGTTCAGATTATCGCGGGAGCAAAATCTGAAGATCTCGAGTATAGACAGAATatagaggaaagaggaagaagttttattcagaaattaaGTCTTATTGGCTGCTTCATATGGTATTTataaggaataaaattaaattttccaaGTCTTTGGATAAGGTGAAACTTTCAGTACCTACTCTGAGCACATATCATCTCTGGTTAGTCTTCCAGTGTAGCCTAAAAGCTTGGAAGCAAGGGAACTTCAACATGCATGTTAAGACAGCCTCTCCAATCCAAGCAAAACAATAAGAAACCTACAGGGTTACTACACCAACTTCCAAGTAATCTCCTGAGAACAGCCTTAACAGTGTATACATGAATGACATTTTTTCTAGACCTTGTGTCATACTGAACATCTCAAGACAAAAATCCTGTGGCTACTTCTGTCAGCCTTTACTGTAACAGGCGCTTTGACGCTACTCGTAATTCACACAGGCAATGCCTGAGGACTCTACGTATTTCCCCAAGCAGTTATGAGTGCTAAGTTATACATTCTGTCCTTATATCCCTCTCTCCAGGACTCAGCACGTTCCATGGGCCTTATGTAATGAAAGAGCAAGCAGTGTGTCTTTAAGtatcaggaaaaataaaataacttacCATTAATAGTGAACTTGCTATCAGTGTAGATGATCAGTTTCTTGATGTTTTGACTCTTGGCTTGCTCTATCGCTTTGCAGGCTGCCTTAGGAATGTTTCAATACAGTCACAGTTGAGAACAGGATTTTGACCACATGCAATTAAAATACCAACAAAGTACCTGATGCCAACATAGAACTATGAAGAGTATTACTGCAATCTCCCTACCAATGGTTACCAACATGCTTTAGAGTAGAGGATCCAAAATTATGCATGCAGATGACACCTTTATGATTCAGGTAAAGAGGCAGGTTTTTAAGTTGCACtggcaaaaaacccacaaaacattCTGATGTTCAACTCTGTGCCAAAGGAACAGCTCTCTGCTCCATTTTCTAACACCTCTATCAACTGCACAGCAAGTTTTAGGCATTTTCTCCTTAGCTAGGAGGAAGGATTCGCATCCGTTCCAACAGTCTGGAACTCTTAACAGGCTGGGGTTTTATTTGGTGCTCTGAAATATAACAGGGAGACATGGCTGGGTGAGGATGTAGAGGTGAAAAGCTCTTTAGTGATAAGTTTGACTGCTGGCACACCAACACCACCTCTACTTGTCTCTCACTAAAATTAACTTCTTGTACTTTTAAGATCAATTCCCCATTTGAGTTCTTTCCCAAACTTGTAGTGTGGAATAGTAGCAGTACCATAATTAAAAGGAGGTGAGAAGGGAAGACTAAATCCGCTGTTGCCAACAGAAGTTAGTCAGAAGCCTAGAATTGTGTGTTATATTTATCTGAGGATTATGACACTCTGATCCTATCATCCTCAGAAGCTGATTCTCCCCTTAACCTCTACTCAGCAGCCCTTACTCCAAAGTCTGAAACGtacacattaaaaatgaaaggcaatCTATACATATTTGAGCCAGGCTTTCCTGATGTAAGGCTGTTTTAAATAGCTGTGCTTGATGGCATTTGGGAATTCTCAAGGTGAATTACCTTGTTCAAAACCAATAAAGACCAATAAAACTTGAAGAGAACTATCTCTTTCAAGTCATAACTCTGGATACTTTGTGTACTTCCCTCGCCACTCCATAACCAGCTTCTGATGATCAGAGTTGAAACAGTGATGAGTGTGCTACTGCAATCTAATGTGGAGAAGCATTTCAGAACATTTACTACTTACATGTATTTCTGCTCTTTGATTAGTCTGCCGTCCAGGAAGTCTTTCACTGGTATTTCTGTGTCCAAGGAATGAATAGTAGATTAGTTACCCCAAATATTCACAAGAGTGGATAATGACtacacattaaaaaagtaaatacaagagagatacttttctttttgtaaaggAGGATGAATATAGTCTAGCTCTAGCTTCCACCTGCACAGAGCAATCTGCACATTTGGACCTGCCATCAATATGCAATTACATTCACAGTCTTCCATGCACATgtacttctattttaaaactttctccATTACTCAAATTATAGCTTCAGCcccataaaatattatttccagttgatttttcccagaaaagatgatttctcttttcccctcagcaACTCATTAGTCTGAGAATACTGCCATTGAGTCTCAACAGCAGAGTTTCATATTTAAAAGGAGGCTAGTATTGTAAACtacataaaaacaaacagtaatatgttcattaaaaaaaaagagaatctaTCCAGCTACTTACAAAGGGTGGCCTGGTCCCCAGTAGACACCTATTCCAGCACGTGCCCTATTACGTCCATTACCTGAGCAACAACCATCTGTATAAACAACTACAAAGTCACctacaaaaaaattaccaaaatcAGAAGTTCAAGCACCTCTTCAAGGACACAGACTctttaagctgaaagaaatgTCTGCTGGCACATTAAACCCCAAAAGTTCCCTTCCCAGAGAGCCCTTCCGAAAGTTAACTACAGAAGCCAGGTGAATTAGCAGTGCAGAACATCAGAAGTTCCACTACAGCTTCACACCCTCACTACTGTCAAACCAGTCAGCCTTAAACCAGCTTCTGTCCCAAGTCCCATACTTCTCACAATAGTCCCTGTCTTCTTCAGCCAACCTCAAAAGTTCCAAGCTACAtctgtatatttaaatacagtCTGTAACCCAGACACACATAAGATCACATCTATAATGATATAATTAAACTGTATCTTGATTCCAGTTGAAGTCAATTAAAATTACACTGAAAGACAATGTGAAATAGTAGATTATGGttcacatttccattttaaaaagaaacagtgggCCTAATGCTGCCATACAGAAACCTCCCTGAAAGCTTTCTAATAGTTACACTTATTGCTTATGAAAGAgtgcaaagaaattaaaagaattaaaggaCTTATCAAAGACCTCACCCATATATGAAAATTTATCTTCACTGACTGTTGGTGTTGAGTATGTTGAGAATAATTCATCATGTTTTACACGCTTAGCAACCTGTTCTTCATTTGTAGACTGCTCATATGGCCTTTTGCATGTACTGCAACACAAGGATTTTAGTTCCTCTCTCTGGCTACCATTTTCCTGCGTTACAGCTGGAAGACAAAGTGCACcttccaaaaaacaaaaaagatagAAAGTTCAACACATACAAGATGCAGTTTTATTTGGACTAATTCTAAAGACAACAGTGGTTATCATCTCTTAGCAATGTTACTCTGTTACCTGACACCACCCCGagctattaggaaaaaaagtactaTAGAATACCGCAGTCATTCTTCATCCTAGATCAAACTGAAGAGGAGACACACACATGCAACGGCCCTTAAGACGGACACGGTACAAGCACTGTTGTCCAAGCAGCCACAGAAACACCTTCGCTGCACTGGCACATCCATCGCCGTGTCGGTACCGCCAGTGACAGGACGAGCAGGAGCCGGTGCCCGTCCCGGCACAGCGGCCGTGCAGCCCGGGCGGGCCGGGCCCTGTCCCGCTCCcgcccctccctcagccccggcAGAACGCGGTACCTGCCAGCtcgggctggggctgctgctgccccgaGAGCCCGCCGCGCACGAAGGCCCAGGCGTCCTTCTCGCTGGCGAACTTCTTGAAGCTGGCGGAGGGGAACTTGTTCACCTGCTCCTGGCATTCCGCCCTGAAACAGAGCGGGCGGCGGTGaggcgcggccgggccgggccgggccgggcggagCGGGCTCCCGGCGCGACCGTCGCTCACCAGGTGCGGTAGACGCCGGTGCGGCGGCCCGAGCGCACCGCGTAGAACATGGAGCCGGCCTTGGTGGCGaagcaggggctgagcagggccaCGAACCAGCGCAGCATCACGGCCCCGCCGCCATCCGCCCGCCCGGCCGGCACCGCCGCGCCTGCGCGTCACGGGAGCGCTGAGGGATCCTACGGGCCGGCGGGGAGGACAAAGTAGCGGAAAGGCCCAGGGCGTGGGTTTTGCCCGggcttgctttttctttgtttttgttcccTCCCCCCGACAATGGCTGTATTTTACAATCCTAAGTCAGCTGTTCTTTTGGAGGTGGGTCACGAGGTGTGTGAGATCGCAGCGGTTTAAGCAAACAACCTCATTCTGGAAGTCCCAGTTGTTAAAAGGCGAATGGGATCTCACAGGTGCGTCAATATGCGTAGCGTGGTCCAAAAGTCGGGGGCTGAACAAAGTCATTAAGCGGGTTCTTATCCTGCTGTTCAAATCAAGGGCTCCAGGAAAGCGTGTTCCAGCCGAGTCTTGTGCCGAGATGGCCCCTGAAGTGAAGAGAAAcaccttcacagaatcacaggatcattagggttgggagggacctctggagatcatccagttcaaccCCCTGCTGAGGCAGGGTCTCCTGgaacaggtgacacaggaacactTCCAGGCGCGTTTTGAATGTCTctagagagggagactccacaacttcCCTAGGCAGCCTGTTCAGTTCTCTACCACCCTCCatgtaaagttcttcctcatcttaaggtgaaacttcttgtgttttagtttacaGGCACTGCTCCTTTTCCTGTTGCTGAGCACCACTAAAAATGGTCTGGTACTATCCTCTTGGAGGATGTGAGATATTAACGTGCATTAATTGAGATGCTTGTCCAAGCAAGTTGAAGTTCAACTGTGGGCAGCTGCAACCCGCTGCCATGTATCCTTGTATCTGGAGTGTAGTGTGCCTGGAGACCAAAGTGGGCAGGTCTGGGTATGTGCCAAATTCAGCGTCTCAACTGAGCTGCTGGCGAGATCAAAGTAGCGAAGATGGGGCACTGGGCACTGGTATGGTTGCCTCCAGAAACAGGCCAGTGTATATGTGCGGCTGGATTTCCCTTGTAGCCTCAATAGAGATGCACTAAAAAGCTGACCACAGtgtgccagagctgcagagcactgTATTCAGATTTACAAGGGTGGCCCACTAAAATGCCAAGAATGTGAAACACTGGCCTGGTTCATTTTGCCTTCAGTTGTGAAAACAGCAAATGGGTTCAACATTACTGTGTGTATCAGCTGGATGAcgcttctttaaaaaaaaacagcaaaaaacaaaaccaaagagctTATGCGTTTGAGAGGCCTTGGTGGAATACCGAAACAATGTGGTCAGGGCTGTATCTGAATAtaattactgcatttttcttgctTCCTCCAACATGTTCATGAGACTTCATATTACTCTTACGAAATGTTTATGTCTGCTTTTCTCAGATCAAGATTATTTACACCAATTGTCTCTGTAAAGGTCTCCACTGAGACTTCTCACTACTTCCTgcctgtgatatttttattttattgctcttggttagcttttcttttaattatggTTTTCTATAATAGAAGGATTTTTTATTCCTTACAGGTTTGCACATTTTCATTACTCGTAGTTTTCTTTGGTTAACACGTACTAAAGGAGCAACGAGCAGTAAGTCATGGGAGAagtaagcagaaagaaaagactttCTGTTACACTCATTCTCTGTTTACATGAAAGGACTTAGCAGTAACTCTCCTACTGTCATGACCAACATGCAGAAATCAGAttcaaactgggaaaaaaaaagaagacttttgAAGTCCACTGAGTACCACACCTCCCCTTTCATTGCTTCTTCTCCCAGCTGGTAAAACTGAGGCTGCATAGGGTCATCCAGCCCTACCTTTACTGTTGCATCTCCATTGCTGATTTTTtggggctgctgtgctgcagtggcaggagaGATGAATTCCTTTCCTCATGTGACAGGTGGCATTTTTGCTACAGTGGCATTTAGCACTGCTAGGCTAAGCCATACCTGTGCTTGCTTTGTGGTACTTGCTCTCTGGTTGCTGTAGCACCGGTGTACTTGGGGGTTTTCTAGTCAGCCTGGGTCAGAGAGGATGTTTTGAGCTCTCTAACTCAGTTTTTTTGAAGTGGGTGTGAAGACTTGCCAAGAAGTGAACTATTTAGTTCCCACCTGCAAAGCTGAAGCACTCAGTCACAAAAAGTCTCATTTGAATATAGAATAATGTAATTATATGTACGGATAGGACTTTAAGCAGGTTTTGTAAATGATTTAACATTTGTAGTCAATGTCACACTAACACAGGGCAACCCTGTGTAGCCACTGCAGAATAAGCTAATCAGATACACAAATCCAGCCAATTTTTGCCAAATCAAAGTTTACACAAGCACTTGTGCTACCACAGCTTGAGTGCTGCAAATGAGTggctaagggaaaaaaaaggagagcaagTGCCCCTATTTTGGTGGAAACATGGTGGCACCATGTTGAATGAGAGTGGCCATTGAGCTATGCATGCCAGTCATGTTTTACAGTTTATAAGGGTCCCATGTTTCTCTCCCACACTAAAATCAAAACtagtttattaatttattaacaaATTTTCTTAGCAgccatttctgtatttataataGACAGtctgcaggaaaaaaggaggacTTAATATATGTATACAAAAACACACTCATCACGTTTAAGTAGGGGTGTGTGTCTGTAACAACATTTTTACTTAAACTCATTGTAAATCTTAGCTGATTACTTTGTCCCACATTAATGCATGCAGTGTACACATTAGCAAAGCATTTTAATCTTTGACAAATATTTTAGCTTGAAATGTTTAACCATAATGTTGTTCCCCACATacagttttaaagcaaaatttgaTGTGACCTGAATCAAGCATTTCCTATTTAAAACTGAGCTTTCAGCTGGGTAGGTCACTAGGTAGTCACTTCATTTAGCACACTCTGCAAATGTAAGTTATATTGCCATCTCATTACCTTGACTGAAAATATAAGACAGGAAAATAAGGTGCTTTGTCTTCCTTCTCAGAACTGAAATCTTGCAGAACAAAATACGTGCCCATACTTCAGTGTAAAACTATGTGTCAGTGAAGCTGCAAAGCAGTAATCCCCCAGCATGATCCCAGCCTTCAGTCAACCCTCAGAGGAACAGCCTGTCCATGAGCTTTAGAACCTGTGTGGTTGTACAGGCCTTGTTCAGAGAAGTGAACTAGTAATAGACtcagtttttcttccagttctgGAGTTACTATGACCCCAACAAGCCTTGccatctttctgtttcttccatgTATTATATTACTTATTATTATATTCATAACATCACAAGACCTTATCCTATTGTTGTTGGGATACTTTTGTTACACGCCTAATTTATTCTTTCCACTTCTTCACCCTGCCCATTCTGAGTCTGCATGGCATAAGAATCTTATTAATTATGTTACTTTGCAGtgacataacttttttttaaagatcacaTGCCCACAGTGATTCTTGAAAATCACTGTCAGCTGCTTTGGGTACCAGGCATTGTTGACCGGGTAAAGCCCACACAGACCTTGACGCTGCATCCTTCTCCTAACGTAATTTCAGTGTCTGAAAGGGAACATCTCTTTACACCTTCTTCTGTCATTGGTGTTTTGCAGCATCCTGGTCTATTCAGTAGCACTAATAGGTGGAGGTGGGAAGCTATAGGCACATTGCAACTTCATTAATGCTCTGAACAGTCCAGTTTTGATCTATTCACACACCAGCTATTCTTTCTCCCCCTCGTTAATGATTTCACAGTATAAACTGAGTGCAGACTACTGGACTGCTGAGATTATTACTTGTtacctttcttatttttttaccCTTCAATCAGATCCTGATCACTACTGTTTGGTAAATTTCCAGTCTCTATAGGTACTAATCCTGGCCATCAGTATGACCTGGGCAGTTTTTCCCATTCATTGAATTCATGCTAGCAGAGAAGAGCGGCTTGGGAGAAAAATGGGAACTGAACAATCTGCTTTTCTAGCTATCAGAAATTTAACAAAAAGCCCACAGATGTTAGAAAACATGACAGAATGTTA contains these protein-coding regions:
- the RNASEH1 gene encoding ribonuclease H1 encodes the protein MLRWFVALLSPCFATKAGSMFYAVRSGRRTGVYRTWAECQEQVNKFPSASFKKFASEKDAWAFVRGGLSGQQQPQPELAGALCLPAVTQENGSQREELKSLCCSTCKRPYEQSTNEEQVAKRVKHDELFSTYSTPTVSEDKFSYMGDFVVVYTDGCCSGNGRNRARAGIGVYWGPGHPLNTSERLPGRQTNQRAEIHAACKAIEQAKSQNIKKLIIYTDSKFTINGITSWVDNWKTNGWRTSSGGSVINKEDFERLDKLSKDIEIQWMHIPGHAGFQGNEEADRLAREGACKQKC